In Caproiciproducens sp. NJN-50, the following are encoded in one genomic region:
- a CDS encoding zinc-ribbon domain containing protein, producing MNHQDKTLICKDCGQEFVFTASEQDFFEEKGFTNEPQRCKSCRDARKNSGHSRREMYDAVCASCGKPCKVPFQPSSGRPVYCSDCFSKRR from the coding sequence TTGAATCATCAGGACAAAACGCTAATCTGTAAAGACTGCGGCCAAGAATTTGTATTCACTGCAAGCGAGCAGGATTTCTTCGAAGAAAAGGGATTCACGAACGAACCGCAAAGGTGTAAATCCTGCCGCGATGCCCGTAAAAATTCCGGGCATTCCCGGCGCGAAATGTATGACGCGGTCTGCGCTTCTTGCGGAAAGCCCTGCAAAGTACCGTTTCAGCCGTCTTCAGGCCGTCCGGTTTATTGCAGCGACTGCTTCTCAAAGCGGCGGTAA
- a CDS encoding YibE/F family protein: MPNIPIKNFWKAGASLLLLCAYLFVAYAASRHQAYYDPYSLSGNDKISFEKAKVVSVESEEAKKDEKHPGLLIGSQNITVRLLTGGRKGSTFPVINNLNYDTNYYVKPGQTVIVSVSETGDGKTINVNVNSPDRTPFLYLLAGIFVLLLCWAGGRSGFKSVLAIGFTVTSTVFVFIPLLYIGVAPAAAALIFAAVTACVTLFLVGGFEWKSLVAILGTVGGVAAASGIEALFGMLTRTSGYTFADTDSLLAISSHSGLKVGSLFFAAVLISSLGAVMDIAISVAAAVNEIHARDPQADGKALFASGMNVGRDMLGTMANTLILAFTGSSLVMLVQIYTYNMPYFQVMNSNSITAEILQALTGSTAVVLTAPLVSLLSAKLLPLLGKGRDRGEPDGL, from the coding sequence GTGCCGAACATTCCGATCAAAAATTTTTGGAAAGCGGGGGCCTCACTGCTTCTGCTGTGCGCCTATCTTTTCGTCGCATACGCCGCGAGCCGGCACCAGGCCTATTACGACCCTTACAGCCTGTCCGGCAACGACAAGATCTCGTTCGAGAAAGCGAAAGTGGTCTCCGTGGAGTCCGAAGAAGCCAAAAAGGATGAGAAGCATCCCGGTCTGCTGATCGGTTCGCAGAACATCACAGTGCGGCTTCTGACCGGCGGCCGCAAAGGCAGCACTTTTCCAGTCATCAACAATCTGAATTACGACACGAACTATTACGTGAAACCCGGCCAGACCGTCATTGTATCCGTCAGTGAAACCGGCGACGGAAAAACCATCAACGTCAATGTCAATTCTCCGGACAGGACGCCTTTCCTCTATCTCCTGGCGGGCATTTTCGTCCTGCTTCTGTGCTGGGCGGGCGGCAGAAGCGGGTTCAAGTCCGTCCTCGCCATCGGGTTTACGGTAACAAGCACGGTCTTTGTTTTTATTCCGCTGCTTTATATCGGCGTGGCGCCCGCGGCCGCGGCGCTGATCTTCGCCGCCGTCACGGCCTGCGTCACACTCTTTCTGGTGGGAGGCTTCGAGTGGAAAAGCCTGGTCGCCATCCTCGGCACGGTGGGCGGCGTGGCCGCCGCTTCCGGGATCGAAGCCCTGTTCGGCATGCTGACGCGGACTTCCGGATACACGTTCGCGGACACGGACTCGCTTCTGGCAATCTCCTCCCACAGCGGGCTGAAGGTGGGCAGCCTGTTCTTCGCCGCCGTGCTGATCTCATCGCTCGGGGCGGTGATGGACATCGCGATCTCGGTGGCCGCCGCCGTCAACGAAATCCATGCGAGGGACCCTCAGGCCGACGGAAAGGCCCTTTTCGCCTCCGGCATGAATGTGGGCCGGGACATGCTGGGCACCATGGCCAACACGCTGATCCTCGCGTTCACGGGCTCCTCCCTGGTTATGCTGGTCCAGATCTACACCTACAACATGCCGTATTTTCAGGTGATGAATTCCAATTCGATCACAGCGGAGATTTTGCAGGCGCTGACCGGAAGCACCGCCGTGGTCCTGACGGCGCCGCTCGTCTCCCTGCTCTCCGCAAAGCTGCTCCCTCTTCTCGGAAAAGGCCGGGACCGCGGGGAGCCGGACGGGTTATGA
- a CDS encoding purple acid phosphatase family protein, with amino-acid sequence MPTNKKTIRAMAAALCSLAVLCGTVAQGTAAHAAEAGGSPYNITVGVGSSDSETRFCWISGSSAAGELQIAKTGDVKGGSFPANAAKQASTKLVTATEGVLDNPGNTDHPVSSFTDAGGAALTDEYSSQVTVGSLAPDTSYSYRVGDGTTWSPVYTFQTKSTAKGFSFAAFGDPQVGASGNLANDQAGWANTLNKVYSKFPNVNFLFSMGDQVNDYDHLYTQQQEYKAFFNPESSVNYLQTHLLAAYSGNHDFQMGRYYSFHYNQPNLSTLGQTQTNNVPDNNGDYWFRYGSTLFMVLEGNNFYDVSAHDAFMKQAISANQNAKWKIVSFHQAPYSEANHDGATSSDDDVMFMRNNWTKLMDKYAVDVVLNGHDHYYTRSFQMYGGSPVNTVKTNKVTNPKGTVYFTLDSGSGSKYYKYNTTADHSFSAFGWQNNVPTYTYVSVTDGAISLSTYATSSDTPIDTYTITKSAAAPAAASVKPAGTASNPKTGDRKGSDSAVFAIAAVALLAALLSAVMILRKKAARG; translated from the coding sequence ATGCCTACGAACAAAAAAACGATTCGGGCCATGGCGGCGGCCCTGTGCTCTTTGGCGGTCCTGTGCGGCACCGTCGCGCAGGGCACCGCCGCGCACGCCGCAGAGGCGGGCGGTTCGCCCTACAACATCACCGTCGGGGTCGGCAGCAGCGATTCGGAAACCCGTTTCTGCTGGATCAGCGGCAGTTCCGCCGCCGGCGAGCTTCAGATCGCCAAAACCGGAGATGTAAAGGGCGGCAGCTTTCCAGCCAATGCCGCCAAACAGGCGTCGACGAAACTGGTGACAGCCACCGAAGGCGTTCTGGACAATCCCGGCAACACCGACCATCCGGTCAGTTCCTTCACAGACGCCGGCGGCGCCGCCCTGACTGATGAATATTCCAGCCAGGTGACGGTCGGGAGCCTTGCGCCGGACACCTCCTATTCGTACCGCGTGGGGGACGGGACGACATGGAGCCCCGTTTATACATTCCAAACAAAGAGCACGGCAAAGGGATTTTCCTTCGCGGCGTTCGGCGACCCGCAGGTCGGCGCGAGCGGAAATCTCGCCAACGACCAGGCCGGATGGGCAAACACGCTGAATAAAGTCTATTCGAAATTCCCGAACGTCAACTTCCTGTTCTCCATGGGCGACCAGGTGAACGACTACGACCATCTTTATACCCAGCAGCAGGAGTATAAAGCGTTTTTCAACCCGGAATCATCTGTCAATTACCTTCAGACGCACCTTCTCGCGGCGTATTCCGGAAACCATGATTTCCAGATGGGCAGGTATTACAGCTTCCATTACAACCAGCCCAACCTTTCGACGCTCGGGCAGACCCAGACCAACAATGTCCCGGACAACAACGGCGACTACTGGTTCCGGTACGGCAGCACCCTGTTCATGGTTCTGGAAGGCAACAATTTCTATGATGTCTCCGCGCACGATGCGTTTATGAAGCAGGCGATCAGCGCCAACCAGAACGCGAAATGGAAGATCGTCTCGTTCCATCAGGCCCCCTACAGCGAGGCGAACCACGACGGGGCGACCAGCTCCGACGACGACGTCATGTTCATGCGCAACAACTGGACAAAGCTGATGGATAAATACGCGGTCGACGTTGTGCTGAACGGCCACGACCACTACTATACCCGCTCGTTCCAGATGTACGGCGGTTCCCCCGTGAATACGGTCAAGACCAACAAGGTGACCAATCCCAAAGGCACCGTCTACTTCACCCTCGACTCCGGCAGCGGCAGCAAATACTACAAATACAACACGACCGCCGACCACTCCTTCAGCGCGTTCGGCTGGCAGAACAACGTGCCGACCTACACTTACGTCAGCGTGACGGACGGCGCGATCTCACTTTCGACCTACGCCACAAGCTCCGATACGCCGATCGACACCTACACGATCACGAAATCAGCGGCGGCTCCGGCGGCGGCCTCCGTCAAGCCGGCCGGAACAGCTTCCAATCCGAAAACCGGCGACAGGAAAGGCAGCGACAGCGCCGTCTTCGCAATTGCCGCCGTCGCCCTGCTGGCCGCGCTCCTCAGCGCCGTCATGATTCTCCGGAAAAAAGCGGCCCGCGGCTGA